The Triticum dicoccoides isolate Atlit2015 ecotype Zavitan chromosome 6A, WEW_v2.0, whole genome shotgun sequence genome has a window encoding:
- the LOC119315583 gene encoding putative F-box protein At3g49980 — MSRPHPLPTAAPPLEDENVLTEILLRLPPQPSSLPRASLVSNRWRRIASDPGFFRRFRRHHRPNPPLLGFFDMYGCRSFVPTLEAPDRFPPGRFSLQRGDDDWFRSLGSRHGLVLILNRPTNQLLVWDPVTGDKHWIAVPPGFGCDSDSPIGGAVLRSAVDDHHFLVALVSTTETQDHTRAIASAYLSETNTWSDIISTPLPPASESRFQLQAQDLPPFECPTMISCNIPAVLVGDSLYWWLRDSSYNILQFDLDRDSLAVIPSPVDLYDSDINFSVMRADDGGLGFLFVSKFSVQLWKTKVICDCFASWVLGRTIEMDKLFPLDSKERESPMIVGFAEENNVALMWTEGSLFMFQLESSQLKKLVETRISFYQPFESVYTAETSIGGRHDGADILHST, encoded by the coding sequence ATGAGCCGCCCCCACCCtttgccgacggcggcgccgccgctGGAGGACGAGAACGTCCTCAccgagatcctcctccgcctccccccgCAGCCGTCCTCCCTCCCTCGCGCCTCGCTCGTCTCCAATCGCTGGCGCCGCATCGCCTCCGACCCCGGCTTCTTCCGCCGcttccgccgccaccaccgccccaaCCCTCCGCTCCTCGGTTTCTTCGACATGTACGGCTGCCGCTCCTTCGTGCCCACCCTCGAGGCCCCGGATCGTTTCCCGCCGGGGCGCTTCTCCCTGCAGCGCGGCGACGACGACTGGTTCAGGTCCCTTGGAAGCCGTCATGGCCTGGTGCTAATCTTGAACAGACCCACGAACCAGTTGCTGGTCTGGGACCCCGTCACCGGCGACAAGCACTGGATTGCCGTCCCCCCGGGATTCGGGTGCGACTCGGACAGCCCGATCGGCGGGGCGGTGCTTCGCTCTGCCGTAGACGACCACCACTTCCTGGTGGCCTTGGTAAGCACCACCGAGACACAAGACCATACAAGAGCCATCGCCAGCGCTTACTTGTCGGAGACCAACACATGGAGTGATATAATCTCAACACCGCTTCCACCGGCGTCCGAATCCCGCTTCCAATTGCAAGCACAAGACTTGCCACCGTTTGAATGCCCGACCATGATTTCTTGCAACATACCCGCTGTGCTGGTTGGGGATTCCCTTTACTGGTGGCTTCGGGATAGCTCGTACAACATCCTCCAATTTGATTTGGATAGGGACAGCCTAGCCGTGATACCTTCACCGGTGGACTTGTATGACAGTGATATCAACTTCTCGGTTATGCGGGCAGATGATGGAGGGCTTGGTTTCCTATTTGTATCAAAGTTCAGTGTTCAATTGTGGAAGACGAAAGTCATTTGTGACTGTTTTGCTTCGTGGGTGCTGGGAAGAACAATTGAAATGGACAAGCTATTTCCTCTGGATTCAAAGGAGAGAGAGTCTCCAATGATAGTAGGATTTGCTGAGGAGAATAATGTGGCTCTCATGTGGACAGAAGGCAGTCTCTTCATGTTCCAGCTTGAGTCGTCGCAGCTCAAGAAGCTCGTGGAAACCAGAATCTCTTTCTATCAACCATTCGAAAGTGTCTATACTGCAG